A DNA window from Pseudomonas resinovorans NBRC 106553 contains the following coding sequences:
- a CDS encoding OprD family porin, translating to MQPSPRSALALAVSAILSLPALASEQSESQGFIEDADATLLLRNAYFNRDFKDGAADARTWGQAFIGTFESGFTQGTIGLGVDAFGLLGVKLDSGRGRNYSAFFDTDSEGRPVDDLSQAGAAVKLRVSNTVIKYGNQFPSMPVLAYDDSRLLPQSFTGTLLTSKEIEGLELNAGRFTGDSPMGDPARDPNRLKSIDVLGGNYTVSDDLSVALYHSDIEDMYKRYYGNFNYNIPFSDLQALNFDFNIYRTKYDDSSPAALAFGGDGQDDRNTIWSLAAKYSFGAHALILAHQRNTGDAGFAYDFGDGGSSIYLANSYYSDFNLKDERSWQASYELDFGTYGVPGLSYKFAYVRGSNISVVGDDNATEREIFNQFKYVVQEGAAKDLSFKLRNSIYRADNDVGPDLNEVRAFIEYPLNVL from the coding sequence ATGCAACCATCTCCCCGAAGCGCCCTGGCGCTGGCGGTTTCGGCCATCCTCAGCCTGCCCGCACTCGCCAGCGAGCAATCGGAATCCCAGGGTTTCATCGAAGACGCCGACGCCACCCTGCTGCTGCGCAACGCCTACTTCAACCGAGACTTCAAGGACGGCGCCGCCGACGCCAGGACCTGGGGCCAGGCCTTCATCGGTACCTTCGAGTCGGGCTTCACCCAGGGCACCATCGGCCTGGGCGTCGACGCCTTCGGCCTGCTCGGGGTGAAACTGGACAGTGGCCGTGGCCGCAACTACAGCGCCTTCTTCGACACCGACAGCGAGGGCCGCCCGGTGGACGACCTGTCCCAGGCCGGCGCTGCGGTGAAGCTGCGCGTCTCCAACACCGTGATCAAGTACGGCAACCAGTTCCCGTCCATGCCCGTACTGGCCTATGACGACAGCCGCCTGCTGCCGCAGTCCTTCACCGGCACCCTGCTCACCAGCAAGGAAATCGAGGGCCTGGAGCTGAACGCCGGCCGCTTCACCGGCGACAGCCCCATGGGCGACCCGGCCCGCGACCCCAACCGCCTCAAGAGCATCGACGTGCTCGGCGGCAACTACACCGTCAGCGACGATCTCAGCGTGGCGCTGTACCACTCCGACATCGAGGACATGTACAAGCGCTACTACGGCAACTTCAACTACAACATCCCCTTCAGCGACCTGCAGGCGCTGAACTTCGACTTCAACATCTACCGCACCAAGTACGACGACAGCTCCCCCGCCGCCCTGGCCTTCGGCGGCGATGGCCAGGATGACCGCAACACCATCTGGAGCCTGGCGGCCAAGTACAGCTTCGGCGCCCACGCCCTGATCCTCGCCCACCAGCGCAACACCGGCGACGCCGGCTTCGCCTACGACTTCGGCGACGGCGGCAGCTCCATCTACCTGGCCAACTCCTATTACTCCGACTTCAACCTGAAGGACGAGCGCTCCTGGCAGGCCAGCTACGAGCTGGACTTCGGCACCTACGGCGTGCCGGGCCTCTCCTACAAGTTCGCCTACGTGCGCGGCAGCAATATCTCGGTGGTGGGCGACGACAACGCCACCGAGCGCGAGATCTTCAACCAGTTCAAGTACGTGGTGCAGGAGGGCGCGGCCAAGGATCTGTCCTTCAAGCTGCGCAACTCCATCTACCGCGCCGACAACGATGTGGGTCCGGACCTCAATGAAGTCCGCGCCTTCATCGAGTACCCGCTGAACGTCCTCTGA
- a CDS encoding acetyl-CoA hydrolase/transferase C-terminal domain-containing protein produces MLRCSLDQAVEQVLERIDGPLRLGLPLGLGKPNRFVNALYQRVKALPERQLTIYTALSLAKPQPGSELEQRFSGPFLRRVFADYLELDYLSDLRCGELPANVTVEEFYLNPGSQLDNPQAQQHYVSLNYSQVAADLQRKGINLIAQLVAARPQSPGRFSLSCNPDITLDLLPGLRQRRARGETILLVAQQHAELPYMPGPAELDADCFDLVLDRVERSRLFSTPNMPVSPQDHAIGLHASTLVRDGGTLQMGIGAMSDALTAALLVRQADSTGYRALLAAMDVPDRWGGLIAREGGLGPFHQGLYANSEMFLFGLLVLLEAGILRRPVYADIELQRLADAGILDGDGAVVDLDALAARLPGGLDAQGLAWLQRHGLLDADIRFEEGRLRLPDWRSSACDIHNPELQPYWGRARGAALVHSGFFLGPLSFYRRLGELSEERRERIVMSPISQVNRLLGDEPLKRLQRRDARFINSCFKVTLLGASAADQLEDGRVLSGVGGQFDFIAQAHELEGARAILMLRSWRESGGEVSSNIVWDYGHTTIPRHLRDLVVTEYGIADLRGKNDAEVITALLRIADSRFQDGLIAEAQLAGKLPEDFELEPAWRQNTPWRLEALRAEFPHLFPEYPLGCDFTPVEQELLRALRWLRSKLKLGEILDLGRAALFDLPEPALYAEHLERMGLLAPAGLREQLYQKLLLAGLKATAQGG; encoded by the coding sequence ATGCTCCGCTGCTCACTGGACCAGGCCGTCGAACAGGTGCTCGAACGCATCGACGGCCCGCTGCGCCTTGGCCTGCCCCTGGGGCTCGGCAAGCCGAACCGCTTCGTCAATGCGCTCTACCAGCGGGTCAAGGCGCTGCCGGAACGGCAACTGACCATCTACACCGCGCTGTCCCTGGCCAAGCCGCAGCCCGGCAGCGAACTGGAGCAGCGCTTCAGCGGGCCCTTCCTGCGGCGGGTGTTCGCCGATTACCTGGAGCTCGACTACCTCAGCGACCTGCGCTGTGGCGAGCTGCCGGCCAACGTGACGGTGGAGGAGTTCTACCTCAACCCCGGCAGCCAGCTGGACAACCCCCAGGCCCAGCAGCACTACGTCAGCCTCAACTACAGCCAGGTGGCCGCCGACCTGCAGCGCAAGGGCATCAACCTGATCGCCCAGCTGGTGGCTGCTCGACCGCAGAGCCCGGGGCGTTTCAGCCTGAGCTGCAACCCGGACATCACCCTCGACCTGCTTCCCGGCCTGCGCCAGCGTCGGGCCCGGGGCGAGACCATCCTGCTGGTGGCCCAGCAACACGCCGAGCTGCCCTATATGCCGGGCCCGGCGGAGCTGGATGCCGACTGCTTCGACTTGGTGCTGGACCGGGTCGAACGCAGTCGCCTGTTCTCCACCCCGAACATGCCGGTGAGCCCCCAGGACCATGCCATCGGCCTGCACGCCAGCACCCTGGTGCGCGATGGCGGCACCCTGCAGATGGGCATAGGCGCCATGTCCGACGCCCTGACCGCCGCGCTGCTGGTCCGCCAGGCCGACAGTACCGGCTACCGTGCGTTGCTGGCCGCGATGGACGTGCCCGACCGCTGGGGCGGCCTGATCGCGCGCGAGGGCGGCCTGGGGCCGTTCCACCAGGGGCTCTACGCGAACAGCGAGATGTTCCTCTTCGGCCTGCTGGTGCTGCTGGAGGCGGGCATCCTGCGGCGCCCGGTGTATGCCGATATCGAGCTGCAGCGCCTGGCCGACGCCGGCATCCTCGATGGCGACGGCGCCGTCGTCGACCTGGATGCCCTGGCCGCGCGGCTGCCCGGTGGTCTGGATGCCCAGGGACTGGCCTGGCTGCAGCGCCACGGCCTGCTGGACGCGGATATCCGCTTCGAGGAAGGGCGCCTGCGGCTGCCGGACTGGCGCAGCAGCGCCTGTGATATCCACAACCCGGAGCTGCAACCCTATTGGGGCCGGGCCAGGGGCGCGGCCCTGGTGCACAGCGGCTTTTTCCTCGGACCCCTGAGCTTCTACCGGCGCCTGGGCGAGCTGAGCGAGGAACGCCGCGAGCGGATCGTCATGAGCCCCATCAGCCAGGTCAATCGGCTGCTTGGCGATGAACCGCTGAAACGGCTGCAACGGCGCGACGCGCGCTTCATCAACAGCTGCTTCAAGGTCACCCTGCTGGGCGCCAGCGCCGCCGACCAGCTGGAGGATGGCCGCGTGCTCAGTGGTGTCGGCGGGCAGTTCGATTTCATTGCCCAGGCCCATGAGCTGGAGGGCGCGCGGGCCATCCTGATGCTACGCAGTTGGCGCGAATCAGGCGGTGAGGTGAGCTCGAACATCGTCTGGGACTACGGCCACACCACGATTCCCCGGCACCTGCGGGATTTGGTGGTCACCGAGTACGGCATCGCCGACCTGCGCGGCAAGAACGACGCAGAGGTCATCACCGCGCTGTTGCGCATCGCCGACTCGCGTTTCCAGGATGGGCTGATCGCCGAGGCGCAGCTGGCGGGCAAGCTGCCCGAGGATTTCGAGCTGGAGCCGGCATGGCGGCAGAACACGCCCTGGCGCCTGGAGGCCCTGCGCGCCGAGTTTCCCCACTTGTTCCCCGAGTATCCGCTGGGATGCGACTTCACCCCGGTGGAGCAGGAGCTGTTGCGGGCCCTGCGCTGGCTCAGGAGCAAGTTGAAACTGGGGGAGATTCTCGATCTTGGCCGGGCCGCATTGTTCGACCTGCCGGAGCCGGCGCTCTACGCCGAGCACCTGGAGCGGATGGGACTGCTCGCGCCGGCGGGCCTGCGCGAGCAGCTGTACCAGAAGCTGCTGCTGGCCGGCCTCAAGGCAACCGCGCAAGGCGGTTGA
- a CDS encoding DedA family protein encodes MDFNPIDLILHLDQYLNLLVTNYGTWIYAILFLVIFCETGLVVMPFLPGDSLLFIAGAVSAGGAMDPWLLGGLLMIAAISGDSLNYLVGRTAGERLFSNPDSKIFRRDYLQRTHEFYDRHGGKTVTLARFLPIVRTFAPFVAGVGRMPYPRFFAFSVLGTILWVGGLVTLGFFFGNVPFIKQNLSLMVVVVIGLSLLPMLIGMLRSRFRPAAKRAQQSH; translated from the coding sequence ATGGATTTCAACCCGATCGACCTCATCCTGCACCTGGACCAATACCTCAATCTGCTGGTCACCAATTACGGAACCTGGATCTACGCCATCCTCTTCCTGGTCATCTTCTGCGAGACGGGCTTGGTGGTGATGCCCTTCCTGCCCGGCGACTCCCTGCTGTTCATCGCCGGCGCCGTCAGCGCCGGTGGCGCCATGGACCCCTGGCTGCTGGGCGGCCTGCTGATGATCGCCGCCATCAGTGGCGACAGCCTCAACTACCTGGTCGGGCGTACGGCGGGCGAGCGCCTGTTCAGCAACCCCGACTCGAAGATCTTCCGCCGCGACTACCTGCAACGCACCCACGAGTTCTACGACCGCCACGGCGGCAAGACCGTGACCCTGGCGCGCTTCCTGCCCATCGTGCGGACCTTCGCCCCCTTCGTCGCTGGCGTGGGCCGCATGCCCTATCCGCGCTTCTTCGCCTTCAGCGTGCTCGGCACCATCCTCTGGGTGGGCGGCCTGGTCACCCTGGGCTTCTTCTTCGGCAACGTTCCCTTCATCAAGCAGAACCTGTCGCTGATGGTGGTCGTGGTCATCGGCCTGTCGCTGCTGCCGATGCTGATCGGCATGCTGCGCAGCCGCTTTCGCCCAGCCGCCAAGCGCGCCCAGCAGTCGCACTGA
- a CDS encoding integrase arm-type DNA-binding domain-containing protein, which produces MGKLNPKQVENLAEPGTYEDGDGLRLVVKATGRKSWVLRFQLNGKRREMGLGGFPEVGLKAARLAAADQRKLLAAGADPMAARDAERERQREVQRQQEAKRRDFKSLATEYMEAHGASWSDKWRKGWMRKLELYAFPVIGTLPASAIDTEHILQVLKPIWATKTRTADEVRGQIEAVLAAAKTRRLRDGDNPALWRGNLENLLGRAEKKKARKRQHFPAMNWRDVPGLMVRLAQIEGRDALAARLLILTGARLKMIRFAAWPEFDLAAGVWSLPADRMKVRQAFDIPLPAQVVELLESMPRIEGSQYLFPGQGKTGVLHANAIRNLLHRLGHEDITRHGFRSSFRDWANERTHYPREVCELALAHDERDQTEGAYSRSDFFEKRRALMADWAQYATTPPAGNVIQGGFKRA; this is translated from the coding sequence ATGGGCAAGCTGAACCCCAAACAGGTCGAGAATCTGGCCGAGCCTGGCACCTACGAAGACGGCGACGGTTTGCGTCTTGTGGTGAAGGCCACCGGACGCAAGTCATGGGTGCTGCGCTTTCAGCTCAACGGCAAGCGCCGTGAGATGGGGCTAGGCGGCTTTCCCGAGGTGGGCTTGAAGGCAGCCCGTCTGGCCGCTGCCGATCAGCGCAAACTGCTGGCCGCTGGTGCCGACCCCATGGCAGCCCGTGACGCCGAACGCGAGCGGCAGCGCGAGGTGCAGCGCCAGCAGGAAGCCAAGCGCCGCGACTTCAAGTCGCTGGCGACCGAGTACATGGAGGCCCATGGGGCGAGCTGGTCGGACAAATGGCGCAAGGGCTGGATGCGCAAACTGGAGCTGTACGCCTTCCCCGTTATCGGCACTCTCCCCGCCAGCGCCATCGACACCGAGCACATCTTGCAGGTGCTGAAACCGATATGGGCGACCAAGACCCGCACGGCTGATGAAGTACGTGGCCAAATTGAAGCCGTCTTGGCCGCCGCCAAGACCCGCAGACTGCGCGACGGCGACAACCCTGCGCTCTGGCGGGGGAACCTGGAGAACCTGCTGGGCCGGGCCGAGAAGAAGAAAGCTCGCAAACGCCAGCACTTCCCCGCAATGAACTGGCGCGACGTGCCGGGACTGATGGTACGGCTGGCGCAGATCGAAGGCCGGGACGCACTGGCCGCCCGCCTGCTGATCCTGACTGGCGCCCGCTTGAAAATGATCCGCTTTGCTGCCTGGCCTGAATTCGATCTGGCAGCCGGCGTATGGTCGTTGCCCGCCGACCGGATGAAGGTGCGCCAAGCCTTCGATATTCCCCTGCCTGCGCAAGTGGTCGAGTTGCTGGAGTCCATGCCACGCATTGAGGGCAGCCAGTATCTGTTCCCCGGCCAGGGCAAGACCGGCGTACTGCACGCCAACGCAATCCGCAACCTGTTGCACCGCTTGGGGCATGAAGACATCACCCGCCATGGCTTCCGGTCGAGCTTCCGCGACTGGGCAAACGAGCGCACCCATTATCCGCGCGAAGTCTGCGAGCTGGCGCTGGCCCATGACGAGCGCGACCAGACCGAGGGCGCCTATTCCCGATCCGATTTTTTCGAGAAACGCCGCGCCTTGATGGCCGACTGGGCGCAGTACGCGACCACCCCGCCAGCGGGGAACGTGATTCAGGGCGGCTTCAAGCGCGCCTGA
- a CDS encoding OprD family porin, translating into MKLTALSLAVLATISLPLMASEQSRSQGLVEDAKANLLLRNAYFNRDYKDNVSDAKSWGQAFIGTVESGFTQGTVGVGFDAFGLLGVKLDSGRGRNYSDFFDTESDGRPVDDLSQAGAAVKLRVSNTVIKYGNQFPSLPVLAYDDSRLLPQSFTGTLLTSNEIEGLELNVGRFTGDSPMADPARDPNRLKSIDVLGGSYAVSDNLNVSLYHSDIEDMYKRYYANTNYNIPFSDQQALNFDFNIYRTKYDNGSVAALAFGGDGQNDRNTIWSLAAKYSLGAHAFLLAHQRNTGDAGYAFDFGDGGNAIYLANSYYADFNLKDERSWQASYELDFATYGAPGLNYKFAYVRGSQIDVGPGSTGSEREIFNQVSYVLQEGPAKDLSFKLRNSIYRADNRVGPDLNEIRAFIEYPLSIL; encoded by the coding sequence ATGAAACTCACTGCACTCAGCCTGGCCGTCCTCGCCACCATCAGCCTGCCGCTGATGGCCAGCGAACAATCCAGGTCCCAGGGCCTGGTGGAAGACGCCAAGGCCAACCTGCTGCTGCGCAACGCCTACTTCAACCGTGACTACAAGGACAACGTCAGCGATGCCAAGAGCTGGGGCCAGGCCTTCATCGGCACCGTCGAGTCGGGCTTCACCCAGGGCACCGTCGGCGTCGGCTTCGACGCCTTCGGCCTGCTCGGGGTGAAACTGGACAGCGGTCGTGGCCGCAACTACAGCGACTTCTTCGACACCGAGAGCGACGGCCGCCCGGTGGACGACCTGTCCCAGGCCGGCGCGGCAGTGAAGCTGCGGGTTTCCAACACCGTGATCAAGTACGGCAACCAGTTCCCCTCCCTGCCCGTGCTCGCCTATGACGACAGCCGCCTGCTGCCGCAGTCCTTCACCGGCACCCTGCTCACCAGCAACGAAATCGAAGGCCTGGAACTGAACGTCGGCCGCTTCACCGGCGACAGCCCCATGGCCGACCCGGCCCGCGACCCCAACCGCCTCAAAAGCATCGACGTGCTCGGCGGCAGCTACGCGGTCAGCGACAACCTGAACGTGTCGCTGTACCACTCCGACATCGAGGACATGTACAAGCGCTACTACGCCAACACCAACTACAACATCCCCTTCAGCGACCAGCAGGCGCTGAACTTCGACTTCAACATCTACCGCACCAAGTACGACAACGGCTCGGTCGCCGCCCTGGCCTTCGGCGGCGACGGCCAGAACGACCGCAACACCATCTGGAGCCTGGCGGCCAAGTACAGCCTCGGCGCCCACGCCTTCCTCCTCGCCCACCAGCGCAACACCGGTGATGCCGGCTACGCCTTCGACTTCGGTGACGGCGGCAACGCCATCTACCTGGCCAACTCCTACTACGCCGACTTCAACCTGAAGGACGAGCGCTCCTGGCAGGCGAGCTACGAGCTGGACTTCGCCACCTACGGCGCGCCGGGCCTGAACTACAAGTTCGCCTACGTGCGCGGCAGCCAGATCGACGTCGGCCCGGGCAGCACCGGCAGCGAGCGCGAGATTTTCAACCAGGTGAGCTACGTGCTGCAGGAAGGTCCGGCCAAGGACCTCTCGTTCAAGCTGCGCAACTCGATCTACCGCGCCGACAACAGGGTCGGTCCGGACCTCAATGAAATCCGCGCGTTCATCGAATACCCCCTGAGCATCCTCTGA
- a CDS encoding N-acetyltransferase translates to MRIVQATLEHLDLLTPLFVRYREFYGELPFPESSKKFLEKRLSRKESVIYLAFPDDDDTRLLGFCQLYPSFSSLSLKRVWILNDIYVAEDARRQLVADRLLQTAKKMARETNAVRMRVSSSVSNEVAHKVYESIGFHEDTEFKNYILPINSD, encoded by the coding sequence ATGCGCATCGTCCAAGCCACCCTGGAGCACCTGGACCTGCTTACGCCGCTGTTCGTGAGGTACCGTGAGTTCTATGGTGAACTGCCCTTCCCGGAGTCCTCGAAAAAATTCCTCGAGAAGCGCCTGAGCCGTAAGGAATCGGTGATCTACCTGGCCTTCCCGGATGACGACGACACCCGTCTGCTGGGCTTCTGCCAGCTCTATCCGAGCTTCTCCTCCCTGTCCCTGAAGCGCGTGTGGATCCTCAACGACATCTACGTCGCCGAAGACGCCCGCCGCCAACTGGTGGCCGATCGCCTGCTGCAAACCGCGAAGAAGATGGCGCGGGAAACCAACGCCGTGCGCATGCGCGTGTCCAGCAGCGTGAGCAACGAGGTGGCGCACAAGGTGTACGAATCCATCGGATTCCACGAAGACACCGAGTTCAAGAACTACATCCTGCCGATCAACAGCGACTGA
- the ppa gene encoding inorganic diphosphatase → MSYSKIPAGKDLPNDIYVAIEIPANHAPIKYEIDKDSDCLFVDRFMATPMFYPANYGYIPNTLADDGDPLDVLVVTPYPVAPGSVIRARPVGVLHMTDEAGGDAKLLAVPHDKLSVLYKDVKEYTDLPALLLEQIKHFFENYKDLEKGKWVKVEGWGNADAARAEITKAVAAYQK, encoded by the coding sequence ATGAGCTACAGCAAGATCCCGGCTGGCAAAGACCTGCCGAACGACATCTACGTCGCGATCGAGATTCCGGCCAACCATGCGCCGATCAAATATGAAATCGACAAGGACAGCGACTGCCTGTTCGTCGACCGCTTCATGGCCACCCCGATGTTCTATCCGGCCAACTACGGCTACATCCCCAACACCCTGGCTGACGACGGCGATCCCCTGGACGTGCTGGTCGTCACCCCCTACCCGGTGGCTCCGGGTTCCGTCATCCGCGCCCGTCCGGTCGGCGTCCTGCACATGACCGACGAAGCCGGTGGCGACGCCAAACTGCTGGCCGTTCCCCACGACAAGCTGAGCGTCCTGTACAAGGACGTGAAGGAATACACCGACCTGCCGGCCCTGCTGCTGGAGCAGATCAAGCACTTCTTCGAGAACTACAAAGACCTCGAGAAAGGCAAGTGGGTGAAAGTCGAAGGCTGGGGCAACGCTGACGCCGCCCGCGCCGAGATCACCAAAGCGGTCGCCGCTTACCAGAAGTAA
- a CDS encoding zinc-dependent peptidase, with the protein MWSFRTWRRRRILARNPVDPQQWAALRRRLPILDGLDEAEDQRLRERCVLFLHTKRISALPGVELSTEDRLQLAAQAQLPLLHLPDLDWYQGFHELVLYPDDFVSPQRHRDAAGVEHEWDDERSGEAWQFGPVILAWPGVRASGGWDGYNLVIHELAHKLDMLNGSPNGLPPLHRDMRQSDWALAMQTAYDSLNEALDRDPDAAPPIDPYAAEDPAEFFAVASEYFFTAPDLLDEAFPAVYRQLQAFYRQDPLARLKRLQDRHPDYRDATNG; encoded by the coding sequence ATGTGGTCCTTCCGCACCTGGCGCCGCCGGCGCATCCTCGCTCGCAACCCGGTCGACCCACAGCAGTGGGCGGCCCTGCGCCGGCGCCTGCCGATCCTCGACGGCCTGGACGAGGCCGAAGACCAGCGCCTGCGCGAGCGCTGCGTGCTGTTTCTGCACACCAAGCGCATCAGCGCCCTGCCCGGCGTCGAGCTGTCCACCGAGGACCGCCTGCAACTTGCCGCCCAGGCCCAGCTGCCGCTGCTGCACCTGCCGGACCTCGACTGGTACCAGGGCTTCCACGAACTGGTGCTCTACCCCGACGACTTCGTCAGCCCGCAACGCCATCGCGACGCCGCCGGCGTGGAACACGAATGGGATGACGAGCGCAGCGGCGAGGCCTGGCAGTTCGGCCCGGTGATCCTCGCCTGGCCCGGCGTGCGCGCCAGCGGCGGCTGGGACGGCTACAACCTGGTGATCCACGAACTCGCGCACAAGCTCGACATGCTCAACGGCTCGCCCAACGGCCTGCCGCCGCTGCACCGCGACATGCGCCAATCCGACTGGGCCCTGGCCATGCAGACGGCCTACGACTCGCTGAACGAAGCGCTGGACCGCGACCCCGACGCCGCGCCCCCCATCGACCCGTACGCCGCCGAAGACCCGGCGGAGTTCTTCGCCGTCGCCAGCGAGTACTTCTTCACCGCCCCGGATCTGCTGGATGAGGCCTTCCCCGCCGTCTACCGCCAGCTCCAGGCCTTCTACCGGCAGGACCCCCTGGCCCGCCTCAAGCGCCTGCAGGACCGACATCCGGACTACCGCGACGCGACCAATGGATGA